A genomic window from Streptomyces mirabilis includes:
- a CDS encoding ROK family protein — protein MRHVIALDVGGTGMKAALVGSEGELLHQARRATGRQRGPDAVVDAILDFAAELRAYGEHHLGESAAAAGVAVPGIVDAGRGVAVYSANLGWRDVPMRRLLGDRLGGVPVALGHDVRTGGLAEGRIGAGQGADRFLFVPLGTGIAGAIGIDGGVEAGAHGFAGEIGHVVVRPGGTPCPCGQHGCLERYASAAAVSQAWAEACGDPAADAADCAKAVESGDARAREVWQDAIDALADGLVTALTLLDPRTLIIGGGLAEAGETLFTPLRAAVERRVTFQKLPSLVPAALGDTAGCLGAGLLAWDLLNQPTTASRPTSEVTT, from the coding sequence GTGAGACATGTCATCGCCCTCGATGTGGGCGGCACCGGGATGAAGGCCGCCCTGGTCGGGTCGGAGGGCGAGCTCCTCCACCAGGCCCGTCGCGCCACCGGCCGCCAGCGCGGCCCGGACGCCGTGGTCGACGCGATCCTCGACTTCGCGGCCGAGCTGCGCGCGTACGGCGAGCACCACCTCGGCGAGTCCGCGGCGGCCGCCGGAGTCGCCGTCCCCGGCATCGTGGACGCAGGCCGGGGCGTGGCGGTGTACTCGGCCAACCTGGGCTGGCGCGACGTCCCGATGCGCCGGCTGCTCGGCGACCGGCTGGGCGGGGTGCCGGTGGCGCTCGGACACGACGTGCGCACCGGCGGGCTCGCGGAGGGCCGGATCGGCGCGGGGCAGGGGGCCGACCGTTTCCTGTTCGTCCCCCTCGGCACCGGCATCGCGGGCGCGATCGGCATCGACGGCGGCGTCGAGGCGGGCGCGCACGGTTTCGCGGGCGAGATCGGCCATGTCGTCGTACGCCCCGGAGGGACCCCGTGTCCGTGCGGGCAGCACGGCTGTCTGGAGCGGTACGCGTCCGCCGCCGCCGTCAGCCAGGCCTGGGCCGAGGCCTGCGGGGACCCGGCGGCGGACGCCGCCGACTGCGCGAAGGCCGTCGAGTCCGGGGACGCGCGGGCGCGGGAGGTCTGGCAGGACGCCATCGACGCGCTCGCCGACGGGCTCGTCACCGCGCTCACCCTGCTGGATCCACGCACGCTGATCATCGGTGGCGGTCTCGCCGAAGCGGGGGAAACCTTGTTCACACCGCTACGGGCCGCCGTCGAGCGGCGCGTCACCTTCCAGAAACTGCCGTCCCTCGTGCCCGCGGCCCTCGGGGACACCGCCGGCTGCCTGGGCGCGGGCCTGCTGGCCTGGGACCTGCTGAATCAGCCGACCACCGCTTCCCGACCGACTTCGGAGGTAACCACCTGA
- the nagA gene encoding N-acetylglucosamine-6-phosphate deacetylase: MAPRTVLAGARVVLPTGVVVDGRVIVDGTRIAGSAPSSARTLDLSGHWLVPGFVDLHNHGGGGASFTSGTVEEVLQGVHTHRLHGTTTLVASTVTGDMDGLAQRAGLLSELAEQGDIAGIHFEGPFISPCRKGAHSEELLRDPDPAEVRKLIDAARGRASMVTLATELPGGIDSVRLLAEHGVIAAIGHTDATYEQTVEAIDAGATVATHLFNAMPTLGHRTPGPITALLEDERITVELINDGTHLHPAALQLAFHHAGADRVAFITDAMDAAGFGDGRYRLGPLEVEVSEGVARLVEGGSIAGSTLTLDRAFQRAVTVDRLPVEDIVAALSANPARLLGLYDRVGSLEPGKDADLVVLDAEFALKGVMRRGEWVVDPQLG; this comes from the coding sequence ATGGCCCCTAGAACGGTTCTCGCCGGTGCCAGGGTGGTACTGCCCACCGGAGTCGTCGTCGACGGTCGTGTGATCGTCGACGGCACACGCATCGCCGGCAGCGCGCCCTCGTCGGCGCGGACACTGGACCTGTCGGGCCACTGGCTCGTCCCCGGCTTCGTGGACCTCCACAACCACGGCGGCGGCGGTGCCTCCTTCACCTCCGGGACCGTCGAGGAGGTCCTCCAGGGCGTCCACACCCACCGGCTGCACGGCACCACCACTCTCGTCGCCTCGACCGTGACCGGCGACATGGACGGCCTCGCCCAGCGCGCCGGGCTGCTCTCCGAGCTGGCCGAGCAGGGCGACATCGCGGGCATCCACTTCGAGGGCCCGTTCATCTCGCCGTGCCGCAAGGGCGCGCACTCCGAGGAACTGCTGCGCGACCCGGACCCGGCCGAGGTCCGCAAGCTGATCGACGCGGCGCGCGGCCGGGCCAGCATGGTCACCCTCGCCACCGAGCTGCCGGGCGGCATCGACTCCGTACGCCTGCTGGCCGAGCACGGGGTGATCGCGGCGATCGGGCACACGGACGCGACGTACGAGCAGACGGTGGAGGCCATCGACGCGGGCGCGACCGTCGCCACGCACCTGTTCAACGCCATGCCCACGCTCGGACACCGCACGCCCGGCCCGATCACCGCCCTCCTCGAGGACGAGCGGATCACCGTCGAGCTGATCAACGACGGCACCCACCTCCACCCGGCCGCGCTCCAGCTGGCGTTCCATCACGCGGGGGCGGACCGGGTGGCGTTCATCACGGACGCCATGGACGCGGCGGGCTTCGGCGACGGCCGCTACCGGCTCGGCCCGCTGGAGGTCGAGGTCAGCGAGGGGGTCGCCCGGTTGGTGGAGGGCGGCTCGATCGCGGGCTCCACGCTCACCCTCGACCGCGCCTTCCAGCGGGCGGTGACCGTCGACCGGCTGCCGGTCGAGGACATCGTCGCGGCCCTGTCCGCCAACCCCGCCCGCCTGCTCGGCCTGTACGACAGGGTGGGTTCGCTGGAACCGGGCAAGGACGCCGACCTGGTGGTCCTGGACGCGGAGTTCGCCCTCAAGGGCGTCATGCGCCGGGGCGAATGGGTGGTTGACCCGCAACTGGGCTGA
- a CDS encoding 1-phosphofructokinase family hexose kinase: MILTVTPNTALDITYRVRSLRPHTAHRVTEVTERPGGKGLNVARVLAALGHEVTVTGFAGGVTGRALRDQLADTSGVVDALIPVEGATRRTIAVVDTTTGDSTQLNEPGPEITPAEWAAFQEAYEVLLRSASAVALCGSLPPGVPVGAYAGLIRAARAAAVPVLLDTSGEPLRRGVAARPDIVKPNADELAELTGSHEPLQATRDARRRGAHAVVASLGAQGLLAHTPDGLWRATPPRRVHGNPTGAGDSAVAGLLSGLVQHLPWPDRLARAVALATATVLAPVAGEFDRQTYDTLLDQITVTTDATAA, translated from the coding sequence GTGATCCTCACGGTCACACCGAACACCGCTCTCGACATCACCTATCGCGTACGGTCCCTGCGCCCGCACACCGCGCACCGGGTGACCGAGGTGACCGAACGCCCCGGCGGCAAGGGCCTGAACGTGGCCCGGGTGCTCGCCGCCCTCGGCCACGAGGTGACGGTCACGGGCTTCGCGGGCGGCGTGACGGGCCGCGCCCTGCGGGACCAACTCGCGGACACCTCCGGGGTGGTGGACGCGCTGATCCCGGTCGAGGGAGCGACGCGCCGCACGATAGCCGTGGTCGACACGACGACGGGTGACTCGACTCAACTCAACGAGCCAGGACCGGAGATCACCCCTGCCGAGTGGGCGGCCTTCCAGGAGGCCTACGAGGTGCTGCTGCGCTCCGCGTCGGCGGTGGCCCTGTGCGGCAGCCTGCCGCCGGGGGTGCCGGTGGGCGCGTACGCGGGGCTGATCCGCGCGGCCCGCGCCGCGGCCGTCCCGGTCCTCCTGGACACCAGCGGCGAACCCCTGCGCCGGGGCGTCGCCGCCCGTCCCGACATCGTCAAGCCGAACGCCGACGAACTGGCCGAACTCACCGGCTCCCACGAGCCGCTGCAGGCGACCCGGGACGCCCGCAGGCGCGGCGCGCACGCCGTCGTGGCCTCACTGGGCGCCCAGGGCCTGCTCGCCCACACTCCGGACGGCCTCTGGCGCGCCACCCCACCGCGCCGCGTCCACGGCAATCCGACCGGCGCGGGTGACTCGGCGGTCGCGGGCCTGCTGTCCGGCCTGGTGCAACACCTTCCCTGGCCCGACCGCCTCGCCCGCGCGGTCGCCCTCGCCACGGCGACCGTACTGGCCCCCGTGGCGGGCGAGTTCGACCGCCAGACGTACGACACCCTGCTCGACCAGATCACGGTGACGACGGACGCCACGGCGGCCTGA
- a CDS encoding carbohydrate-binding protein — protein sequence MTPGNNGASTPEDDDPFGYLYADGQANGATPPSGGGGYGYPGSVNRVRAVGERQYGQQQPGYGQQAPTAQYGQQAAPTAQYGQVPQQGAYGQPNAHYSAPETVPGGAPTGRQPSGGGGRGRGPNTKGLLIGAIAVVAAVVIGIGVAMMNGNANDKSKDTAGGGSTPSASESASPSASSAQSAPAGELPKIDAKALNLGTGVATTSDVAGAKSDGGTYVTGLNNPGASVTWTVNGIPDDGTYTLFARYSAAGADGSMTLTVNGKVFGSKLSMKNYAHAADGDFAKGWTKTFAWPTLTKGTNTITISCGDGDSCNVLLDQLSLKAGQVKS from the coding sequence ATGACGCCCGGCAACAACGGCGCGAGCACGCCCGAGGACGACGACCCGTTCGGCTATCTGTACGCCGACGGTCAGGCCAACGGCGCCACGCCGCCCAGCGGAGGCGGCGGCTACGGCTACCCCGGCTCGGTCAACCGGGTGCGGGCGGTCGGCGAACGCCAGTACGGACAGCAGCAGCCCGGTTACGGCCAGCAGGCTCCGACGGCGCAGTACGGCCAGCAGGCTGCCCCGACCGCGCAGTACGGCCAGGTGCCGCAGCAGGGCGCCTACGGCCAGCCGAACGCGCACTACTCGGCGCCCGAGACGGTCCCCGGCGGGGCCCCGACCGGCCGGCAGCCGTCGGGAGGCGGCGGCCGTGGCCGCGGCCCGAACACCAAGGGTCTGCTGATCGGCGCCATCGCCGTGGTCGCCGCCGTCGTCATCGGCATCGGCGTCGCCATGATGAACGGCAACGCGAACGACAAGAGCAAGGACACCGCGGGCGGCGGCTCGACCCCGTCGGCCTCCGAGAGCGCCTCCCCGAGCGCGTCGTCCGCACAGTCGGCGCCCGCCGGTGAACTCCCGAAGATCGACGCGAAGGCGCTGAACCTGGGGACGGGCGTCGCGACGACCTCGGATGTGGCGGGCGCCAAGTCCGACGGCGGCACGTACGTGACCGGCCTCAACAACCCCGGAGCCTCGGTCACCTGGACCGTCAACGGCATCCCCGACGACGGTACCTACACCCTCTTCGCCCGCTACAGCGCGGCCGGTGCCGACGGCTCGATGACGCTCACCGTCAACGGCAAGGTGTTCGGCTCCAAGCTGAGCATGAAGAACTACGCGCACGCCGCCGACGGTGACTTCGCGAAGGGCTGGACGAAGACCTTCGCGTGGCCCACCCTCACCAAGGGCACCAACACGATCACCATCTCCTGCGGGGACGGCGACAGCTGCAACGTCCTCCTCGACCAGCTGTCGCTGAAGGCAGGCCAGGTCAAGTCCTAG
- the cdgB gene encoding diguanylate cyclase CdgB — translation METESEPYVRLATLRQLHQVMADMNTARSLADTLQTVADGVVTGLGYELACVNLVRPDGDLVVAALAGNSAAEALITGRVGSRASWDRRLTMGEAWGDLRFIPHTEGWVLDDDDVPQWYTDGPAPRFEDEWHPSDRLFAPMYTPGISGGSTGELIGVLSVDRPRNGRRPGAWGREALQMYAFQAAIAISNARLRANMQRALVRLEREQQALRASEESFRQAFEYAPSGMAIAEMGGDQHGRILRTNDALCRLLGRPASAMRRYSFSDLVHPEDIGTLLRTSAEGGRAELRLGRRDGTYVWVSLRNSVVADAADGPRFLLTHVEDIEERKRRELQLAHRASHDSLTGLPNSAELRSRLGSRLCQRPGALRPGTVESLDAAYGHGPFADQAAEHNSYDNHLGGGAGTTGNGSGHGFDLGPGFDAYDAFDHHVHTIAPEGETDDGTKGLAVLFCDLDGFKSINDRFGHNAGDAVLIEVARRLTNGVRDGDTVARLGGDEFVVLADGLGRADAADLAVRLRNAIIPPIRVDGRAVRVGASFGIGWAHCGMTADEVLKSADERMYVEKRSRPKQHRRAG, via the coding sequence ATGGAGACCGAGTCGGAGCCCTATGTCCGTCTTGCGACCCTGCGGCAGCTCCATCAGGTGATGGCGGACATGAACACCGCGCGGAGCCTGGCGGACACGCTGCAGACCGTCGCCGACGGCGTGGTCACGGGCCTCGGCTACGAGCTGGCGTGTGTCAATCTCGTACGCCCCGACGGCGACCTCGTGGTCGCCGCGCTCGCCGGCAACTCCGCCGCCGAAGCGCTGATCACCGGCCGGGTCGGCTCCCGCGCCTCCTGGGACCGGCGGCTGACCATGGGCGAGGCCTGGGGTGATCTGCGCTTCATTCCGCACACCGAGGGCTGGGTCCTCGACGACGACGACGTACCGCAGTGGTACACCGACGGGCCCGCACCGCGCTTCGAGGACGAGTGGCACCCCTCCGACCGCCTCTTCGCCCCCATGTACACCCCGGGCATCTCCGGGGGCAGCACCGGTGAGCTGATCGGCGTCCTGTCCGTGGACCGGCCGCGCAACGGGCGGCGCCCCGGCGCGTGGGGACGCGAGGCGCTCCAGATGTACGCCTTCCAGGCCGCCATCGCCATTAGCAACGCGCGTCTACGAGCCAATATGCAGCGCGCCCTGGTCCGGCTGGAGCGGGAGCAGCAGGCCCTGCGCGCCAGCGAGGAGAGCTTCCGGCAGGCCTTCGAGTACGCCCCCTCCGGCATGGCCATCGCCGAGATGGGCGGCGACCAGCACGGCCGCATCCTGCGCACCAACGACGCCCTGTGCCGCCTCCTGGGCCGCCCCGCCTCCGCGATGCGCCGCTACTCCTTCTCCGACCTCGTGCACCCCGAGGACATCGGCACCCTGCTCCGGACGTCCGCCGAGGGCGGGCGCGCCGAGCTCAGACTCGGCCGCCGCGACGGCACCTACGTCTGGGTCTCGCTGCGCAACTCCGTGGTCGCGGACGCCGCCGACGGCCCCCGCTTCCTGCTCACGCACGTCGAGGACATAGAGGAACGCAAACGCCGCGAGCTCCAGCTCGCCCACCGCGCCTCGCACGACTCGCTCACCGGCCTGCCGAACTCGGCCGAGCTGCGCTCCCGCCTCGGCTCCCGCCTCTGCCAGCGCCCCGGGGCCCTTCGGCCGGGCACGGTCGAGTCGCTGGACGCGGCGTACGGGCACGGTCCGTTCGCGGACCAGGCGGCCGAGCACAACTCCTACGACAACCACCTCGGCGGCGGCGCGGGCACCACGGGCAACGGGAGCGGGCACGGGTTCGACCTCGGGCCGGGCTTCGACGCGTACGACGCCTTCGACCACCATGTGCACACCATCGCGCCCGAGGGTGAGACGGATGACGGCACCAAGGGGCTCGCGGTGCTCTTCTGCGACCTCGACGGCTTCAAGTCGATCAACGACCGCTTCGGGCACAACGCGGGCGACGCGGTGCTCATCGAGGTCGCCAGACGCCTGACCAACGGCGTCCGGGACGGCGACACGGTGGCCAGGCTCGGCGGCGACGAGTTCGTGGTGCTGGCCGACGGGCTCGGCCGGGCCGACGCCGCTGACCTCGCCGTACGGCTGCGGAACGCGATCATCCCGCCGATCCGTGTGGACGGCAGGGCCGTCCGGGTGGGCGCCAGCTTCGGCATCGGGTGGGCACACTGCGGCATGACGGCGGACGAGGTCTTGAAATCCGCTGACGAACGGATGTACGTCGAGAAACGGTCTCGTCCCAAACAGCATCGGCGTGCCGGATAA
- a CDS encoding flavin reductase family protein — translation MSNDEFRAAMSRLAAGVVLVTAHEPALDPEGPGGEDVGMTATAFLSVSLDPPLVMVSLREGSRMDDLLDEQPLWAVSVLSESQRHIAGRFAMKGRISDRLLFEDIPYVRGEASGALLVGGALATLECRTEQRVTAGDHTLVIGRVLTASVPSGDGGPLLHFKGRYRQLG, via the coding sequence GTGAGCAACGACGAGTTCCGTGCCGCCATGTCCCGGCTGGCCGCGGGTGTGGTCCTGGTGACCGCGCACGAGCCCGCGCTGGACCCGGAAGGCCCCGGCGGCGAGGACGTCGGCATGACGGCGACGGCCTTCCTGTCCGTCTCCCTGGACCCGCCCCTCGTCATGGTCAGCCTGCGCGAGGGCTCCCGTATGGACGACCTGCTCGACGAACAGCCCCTGTGGGCCGTCTCCGTGCTCTCCGAGAGCCAGCGCCACATCGCGGGCCGCTTCGCCATGAAGGGCCGCATCAGCGACCGCCTGCTCTTCGAGGACATCCCGTACGTCCGTGGCGAGGCGTCCGGGGCACTCCTGGTGGGCGGCGCCCTGGCGACCCTGGAGTGCCGCACCGAGCAGCGGGTCACCGCCGGTGACCACACCCTCGTCATCGGGCGGGTGCTGACCGCGTCGGTACCGAGCGGGGACGGCGGACCGCTGCTGCACTTCAAGGGCCGCTACCGGCAGTTGGGCTGA
- a CDS encoding sigma-70 family RNA polymerase sigma factor, producing MSDSEFPGENGNDGKNAKNANAKKAENAKDGANANEFLAARFESHRGHLRAVAYRMLGSLSEADDAVQEAWLKLSRVDADRVDNLGGWLTTVVGRVCLDMLRSRRSRGEEPLGPLGEGPGVRMPEPVLSPVSGIDPEQEALLADSVGLALLVVLETLTPAERLAFVLHDLFAVPFEEIAPIVGRTPTASRQLASRARRRVQGGAPVPDPDLARQREVVDAFLAAAREGDLDALVAVLDPDVVARSEGGVTAGVIAVASGASGYAHLARIARPALVNGAAGVVVVAEGRLVGVLAFTVVHGRIAVIDILNDPERLAGLDVTVLDR from the coding sequence ATGAGCGACAGCGAATTTCCCGGAGAGAACGGGAATGACGGCAAGAATGCGAAGAACGCGAACGCGAAGAAGGCCGAGAACGCGAAGGACGGCGCGAACGCGAACGAATTTCTCGCCGCGCGATTCGAATCCCACCGCGGTCACCTCCGCGCCGTCGCCTATCGCATGCTCGGCTCCCTCTCGGAGGCCGACGACGCGGTCCAGGAGGCCTGGCTCAAGCTCAGCCGCGTCGACGCCGACCGGGTCGACAACCTCGGCGGCTGGCTCACGACCGTGGTCGGCCGGGTCTGTCTCGACATGCTGCGCTCCCGCCGAAGTCGCGGTGAGGAGCCGCTCGGCCCCCTGGGGGAGGGGCCCGGTGTCCGGATGCCGGAGCCGGTGCTCAGCCCCGTCTCGGGCATCGACCCCGAACAGGAGGCGCTGCTCGCCGACTCGGTGGGCCTCGCCCTGTTGGTCGTACTGGAGACGCTGACGCCCGCCGAACGGCTCGCCTTCGTGCTGCACGACCTGTTCGCGGTGCCCTTCGAGGAGATCGCGCCCATCGTGGGCCGTACGCCGACGGCGTCCCGTCAGCTCGCCAGCCGGGCCCGGCGCAGGGTCCAGGGCGGGGCGCCCGTGCCCGACCCCGACCTGGCGCGGCAGCGGGAGGTCGTGGACGCGTTCCTCGCGGCGGCGCGGGAGGGCGACCTCGACGCGCTCGTCGCGGTGCTCGACCCGGACGTGGTGGCGCGGAGCGAGGGCGGGGTGACGGCGGGTGTGATCGCCGTGGCCTCGGGAGCGAGCGGGTACGCGCACCTGGCCCGGATCGCGCGGCCCGCCCTCGTCAACGGCGCCGCGGGTGTGGTCGTGGTCGCTGAGGGACGCCTCGTCGGTGTCCTCGCCTTCACGGTCGTGCACGGCAGGATCGCCGTCATCGACATCCTCAACGACCCGGAGCGGCTGGCCGGGCTGGACGTCACCGTCCTCGACCGGTAG
- the arfB gene encoding alternative ribosome rescue aminoacyl-tRNA hydrolase ArfB, producing the protein MPGPYVIRGSVSLPEAELLWRFSRSSGPGGQHVNTSDSQVELRFDLAKTEALPPVWKERALAKLAGRLVDGVIGVRASEHRSQWRNRETAAVRLASLLAEATAPPPKPRRATRIPRGINERRLREKKQRSDTKRGRSGRDWG; encoded by the coding sequence ATGCCTGGTCCTTACGTCATCCGCGGCTCCGTCTCCCTCCCCGAGGCCGAGCTCCTGTGGCGTTTCTCCCGCTCCAGCGGGCCCGGCGGACAGCACGTCAACACCAGTGACTCGCAGGTCGAGCTGAGGTTCGACCTCGCGAAGACCGAGGCGTTGCCCCCGGTCTGGAAGGAGCGCGCCCTAGCCAAGCTCGCCGGGCGGCTCGTCGACGGCGTCATCGGGGTCCGCGCGTCCGAGCACCGGTCGCAGTGGCGCAACCGGGAGACCGCGGCCGTACGGCTCGCCTCCCTGCTCGCCGAGGCCACCGCGCCACCGCCCAAGCCCCGCCGGGCCACCCGCATCCCCCGGGGGATCAACGAGCGGCGGCTGCGCGAGAAGAAACAGCGCTCCGACACCAAGCGGGGCCGCTCCGGTCGCGACTGGGGTTAG
- a CDS encoding TerD family protein: MAVSLSKGGNVSLTKEAPGLTAVTVGLGWDVRTTTGTDFDLDASAIAVNTQGKVYSDGHFVFFNNKQTPDQTIVHTGDNRTGEGAGDDEAINVNLAGLPADVDKIVFPVSIYDAENRSQNFGQVRNAYIRIINQAGGAEIARYDLSEDAATETAMVFGELYRNGAEWKFRAVGQGYASGLVGIAQDFGVNV; this comes from the coding sequence ATGGCTGTAAGCCTGTCCAAGGGTGGCAACGTCTCGCTCACCAAGGAGGCTCCGGGCCTGACCGCCGTCACCGTGGGCCTCGGCTGGGACGTCCGCACCACCACGGGCACCGACTTCGACCTCGACGCCTCGGCCATCGCGGTCAACACCCAGGGCAAGGTCTACTCCGACGGTCACTTCGTCTTCTTCAACAACAAGCAGACCCCGGACCAGACCATCGTCCACACCGGCGACAACCGCACGGGCGAGGGCGCGGGCGACGACGAGGCGATCAACGTCAACCTGGCGGGCCTCCCCGCCGACGTCGACAAGATCGTCTTCCCCGTCTCCATCTACGACGCGGAGAACCGCTCGCAGAACTTCGGCCAGGTCCGCAACGCCTACATCCGCATCATCAACCAGGCCGGCGGCGCCGAGATCGCCCGTTACGACCTGAGCGAGGACGCCGCCACCGAGACCGCCATGGTCTTCGGCGAGCTCTACCGCAACGGCGCGGAGTGGAAGTTCCGCGCGGTCGGCCAGGGCTACGCCTCGGGCCTCGTGGGCATCGCCCAGGACTTCGGCGTCAACGTCTGA
- a CDS encoding VOC family protein, giving the protein MDNQALDDFLTAAVTEYQLITPRTPLPCFALLLGHAGRATDGSCFLSDGHLSLALIKHRLDGDTPLGMNHFRFHVTDTEAPSAALVEAGADKPAERFTDRPFAEYRAMDPEGNWFDLSAHGFGGPPPPSTPDET; this is encoded by the coding sequence ATGGACAACCAGGCACTCGACGACTTCCTCACCGCCGCGGTCACCGAGTACCAGCTCATCACCCCCCGAACCCCCCTCCCCTGCTTCGCCCTCCTCCTGGGCCACGCCGGCCGGGCCACCGACGGCAGTTGCTTCCTCTCCGACGGCCATCTCTCCCTGGCCCTCATCAAGCACCGCCTCGACGGTGACACCCCGCTCGGCATGAACCACTTCCGCTTCCACGTCACCGACACGGAGGCCCCCTCGGCGGCCCTGGTCGAAGCGGGCGCGGACAAGCCCGCCGAACGCTTCACCGACCGCCCCTTCGCCGAGTACCGGGCCATGGACCCGGAGGGCAACTGGTTCGACCTCTCCGCACACGGCTTCGGCGGCCCCCCTCCCCCGTCCACCCCCGACGAGACCTGA
- a CDS encoding GNAT family N-acetyltransferase, protein MILEALVPGHDIPVAVLTELTSLYASQHEFFSLSGDFPDAHDIRPEQVAAALTEELAHPGAEVLLARSAGRVVGVAITLAHHPDPTDPDPWIGLLIVDARERRKGYGRELAALVEERFRRTGRDAARLAVLHNNPQGLAFWTALGYETIGHREDLQRGRPCAVLRKALHGRT, encoded by the coding sequence GTGATTCTCGAAGCCCTCGTACCCGGCCACGACATCCCCGTCGCCGTCCTCACCGAACTCACCTCCCTCTACGCCTCCCAGCACGAGTTCTTCTCCCTCAGCGGGGACTTCCCCGACGCCCACGACATCCGGCCGGAGCAGGTCGCGGCGGCGCTCACCGAGGAGTTGGCACATCCGGGGGCCGAGGTGCTGCTCGCGCGGAGTGCGGGGCGAGTCGTCGGGGTCGCGATCACCCTCGCGCACCACCCCGACCCCACCGATCCGGATCCGTGGATCGGACTGCTGATCGTGGACGCGCGGGAGCGGCGCAAGGGGTACGGGCGTGAACTCGCGGCACTCGTCGAGGAGAGGTTCCGCCGCACCGGCCGAGACGCCGCCCGCCTCGCCGTCCTCCACAACAACCCCCAGGGCCTCGCCTTCTGGACCGCCCTCGGCTACGAGACCATCGGCCACCGCGAGGACCTCCAACGGGGCCGCCCCTGCGCGGTACTGCGCAAGGCGCTGCACGGGAGGACCTGA
- a CDS encoding M1 family metallopeptidase, producing MPRSSVAVRFAPALALALALALTLTACGGGGGVHGKPGATGVRDPYFPKMGNGGYDVTHYALTLSYDPKAHHLDGTAEITARATQNLSAFDLDLKGLDVASVTVEGKEARWNRAGQELTVRPHTDLDKGETFRATVRYSGTPETLTDQDGSQEGWLPTADGALALGEPTGSMAWFPGNHHPCDKATYDIAVTVPKNLQAVSNGELTSETTAADGRRTFTWHTAEPMASYVATVAIGRYDITRTTTKNGLPVYVAVDPTQTAAAKKVLSEIPQIMDWEAYNFGPYPFSSTGAIVDRGGDVGYALETQTRPVFPGAPDIGILVHELAHQWYGDSVTPKSWQDMWLNEGFATYAEWLYQEDHDGESADEIFNSLYRGDYYDTPEKNKAIWAFPPAKPSSAAHISDPPVYDRGAMVLHKIRRTVGDDTFYDIIQGWAATHRHANASTADFTAYVEKKAPDKDFSGIWKDWLYGEGKPPRA from the coding sequence GTGCCCCGATCTTCCGTCGCCGTCCGCTTTGCCCCGGCCCTCGCCCTCGCCCTCGCCCTCGCGCTCACCCTCACCGCGTGCGGCGGCGGTGGTGGTGTGCACGGCAAGCCCGGTGCCACCGGGGTCCGAGATCCGTACTTCCCGAAGATGGGCAACGGTGGCTACGACGTCACGCACTACGCCCTGACCCTCTCCTACGACCCCAAGGCGCACCATCTCGACGGCACCGCCGAGATCACCGCCCGGGCCACCCAGAACCTCAGTGCCTTCGACCTGGACCTGAAGGGCCTGGACGTCGCCTCCGTCACCGTCGAGGGCAAGGAGGCCCGCTGGAACAGGGCGGGCCAGGAGCTGACCGTGCGCCCGCACACCGACCTCGACAAGGGCGAGACGTTCCGCGCGACGGTCCGCTACTCGGGCACCCCCGAGACGCTCACCGACCAGGACGGCTCGCAGGAGGGCTGGCTGCCCACGGCCGACGGCGCACTCGCCCTCGGTGAACCCACCGGCTCGATGGCCTGGTTCCCCGGCAACCACCACCCCTGCGACAAGGCGACGTACGACATCGCCGTCACCGTCCCGAAGAACCTGCAGGCTGTCTCCAACGGCGAGTTGACGAGCGAGACGACGGCGGCCGACGGCCGCAGAACCTTCACCTGGCACACCGCCGAACCGATGGCGAGCTATGTCGCCACGGTCGCGATCGGCCGGTACGACATCACGCGCACGACGACGAAGAACGGCCTGCCCGTGTACGTGGCGGTGGACCCGACGCAGACCGCGGCCGCGAAGAAGGTGCTGTCCGAGATACCCCAGATCATGGACTGGGAGGCGTACAACTTCGGTCCGTACCCCTTCTCCTCGACGGGCGCGATCGTGGACCGCGGCGGTGACGTGGGCTACGCCCTGGAGACCCAGACCCGCCCCGTCTTCCCCGGCGCCCCGGACATCGGCATCCTCGTCCACGAACTGGCCCACCAGTGGTACGGCGACTCCGTCACCCCCAAGTCCTGGCAGGACATGTGGCTCAACGAGGGCTTCGCCACGTACGCGGAGTGGCTGTACCAGGAGGACCACGACGGCGAGAGCGCCGACGAGATCTTCAACTCCCTCTACCGGGGCGACTACTACGACACCCCCGAGAAGAACAAGGCGATCTGGGCCTTCCCGCCCGCCAAGCCCTCCAGCGCGGCCCACATCTCCGACCCGCCCGTCTACGACCGTGGTGCGATGGTCCTGCACAAGATCCGCCGGACCGTCGGCGACGATACGTTCTACGACATCATCCAGGGCTGGGCCGCCACCCACCGCCACGCCAACGCGTCCACGGCGGACTTCACGGCCTACGTCGAGAAGAAGGCCCCGGACAAGGACTTCAGCGGCATCTGGAAGGACTGGCTGTACGGGGAGGGCAAGCCGCCCCGGGCGTGA